One Oryza glaberrima chromosome 11, OglaRS2, whole genome shotgun sequence genomic region harbors:
- the LOC127753950 gene encoding uncharacterized protein LOC127753950 produces the protein MAEKTSTVIVYVDLDCRRCYRQIRKVLCKLQATADQERIRTISYNDKGQMITISGPFDPLQLCSKIRCMGGKVIKDIQIKPPPPPPPPTCTCNKDIEQLKMRMEDLLRVYVGNNNDIEQLKQQVDRLLEQDQQISSCADLKRAIQQLEIRMAELHEMLSQKRPKCTGEPQGQKCGMVIIPSSDSCSYLKCHGHCGSPYCRCYASCRFSEEDSAAACSLM, from the exons ATGGCGGAGAAG ACCAGCACGGTGATTGTATATGTTGACCTCGATTGCCGGCGGTGTTACAGACAGATCCGCAAGGTCCTCTGCAAGCTCCAAG CTACTGCTGATCAAGAGCGAATAAGGACGATCTCCTACAACGACAAGGGCCAGATGATCACCATCTCCGGACCTTTCGACCCGCTCCAACTGTGCTCCAAGATCAGATGCATGGGAGGCAAGGTGATCAAGGACATCCAGATCaaacctccgccgccgccgccgccgccgacatgcACATGTAACAAGGACATTGAGCAGCTGAAGATGAGAATGGAGGATCTCCTGCGTGTCTATGTGGGCAACAACAACGACATCGAGCAACTGAAACAGCAGGTGGATCGTCTGCTGGAGCAAGATCAGCAGATCAGCAGCTGTGCAGACCTGAAGCGTGCCATCCAGCAGCTGGAGATCAGAATGGCAGAGCTGCATGAGATGTTGTCACAGAAACGACCGAAGTGTACTGGAGAGCCGCAAGGACAGAAATGTGGGATGGTGATCATCCCATCGTCAGATAGCTGCAGCTATTTGAAGTGCCATGGACACTGTGGATCGCCCTACTGTCGCTGCTATGCGAGCTGCCGATTCAGTGAGGAGGACAGTGCTGCTGCCTGCAGCCTCATGTGA